A portion of the Litorimonas taeanensis genome contains these proteins:
- a CDS encoding YcxB family protein translates to MVLLILCAIITMVTPIIIFTLVAEFFLGQELKRIGTLIGLILGFCVFGKWGGSFFDDYVFDKRQVDLGEDFVSDYTFTESGIIVIETGRHTEIKWSAISSLEQTPSYIGLLCKGLFYYLPREVIGDTASQNQFISQCQLWMENAKTD, encoded by the coding sequence ATGGTACTGCTCATTCTTTGCGCTATTATCACAATGGTCACGCCCATAATTATATTCACTCTCGTCGCTGAGTTTTTTCTGGGGCAAGAATTAAAACGCATTGGAACACTTATCGGCCTAATTCTAGGTTTTTGTGTCTTCGGCAAATGGGGAGGCAGCTTCTTTGATGACTATGTCTTTGATAAGAGACAAGTAGATCTGGGCGAAGATTTCGTCTCGGATTATACTTTTACGGAATCGGGTATTATAGTAATCGAAACAGGCCGCCATACAGAAATCAAATGGTCAGCCATTTCAAGCCTCGAACAAACGCCAAGCTATATCGGACTTCTCTGCAAAGGCTTATTTTATTATTTGCCACGAGAGGTCATTGGCGACACAGCCTCTCAAAATCAATTCATCTCGCAATGCCAGCTATGGATGGAAAACGCAAAAACAGACTAG
- the rbfA gene encoding 30S ribosome-binding factor RbfA, translated as MSKNRPPSQRQLKAGELIRRALSEILAKENIRDPDLQGVSVTISEVRASPDLKHAIVYAAPLGGGDAEKTVKALQRCGSFLRGRLGKEMEMKSTPRLKFVADTSFDTAEDMQRLLNQPQVKQDLGKEY; from the coding sequence ATGAGCAAAAATAGACCCCCATCACAACGCCAATTAAAAGCCGGTGAGCTTATCCGCCGGGCTTTGTCTGAAATATTAGCTAAAGAAAATATTCGCGACCCCGACCTTCAAGGTGTCAGCGTTACCATATCCGAAGTGCGCGCCTCGCCTGATTTGAAACACGCCATTGTTTATGCCGCGCCGCTTGGTGGGGGAGACGCCGAAAAAACCGTAAAAGCTTTACAGCGCTGCGGGTCATTTTTACGCGGACGCCTGGGCAAAGAAATGGAAATGAAATCGACGCCGCGTCTAAAATTTGTCGCGGATACGAGTTTCGATACGGCAGAAGACATGCAGAGATTGCTCAATCAACCTCAAGTAAAGCAAGATTTAGGGAAAGAATACTAA
- the pnp gene encoding polyribonucleotide nucleotidyltransferase, producing MFDKHTVEIDWAGRPLKLETGGMARQADGAVLATYGETVVLATACAAKSEKPGQSFFPLTVNYMEKFYAAGKVPGGYFKREGRPTERETLISRLTDRPIRPLFPKGFKNEVQIVITVLQHDLENEPDIIGMIAASAALSLSGVPFMGPIAASRVGLIDGDYVLNPTLDEMEESELDLVVAGTRDAVMMVESQAKELTEEQMLGAVMFAHESCEEVIDAIVQLSEKAAKPAWDYVPADLSAEKKVVKKHAEKGIKAAYKLTDKMERQDVLRDTRAAAWEALSVEMEENVFSDCFKSIESETVRTSVIKTKKRIDGRKLDQVRPIVSEAGVLPRTHGSALFTRGETQALCVATLGTSDDEQFVDQLTGTIKNKFLLHYNFPPYSVGECGRMGGTSRREHGHGKLAWRALQAVLPTAEDFPYTMRLVSEIMESNGSSSMATVCGCSLALMDAGVPIKRPVSGIAMGLIKDEAGIAVLSDILGDEDHLGDMDFKVAGTSEGITSLQMDIKIAGISEEIMTTALEQANAGRLHILGEMNKALTESREDVGEFAPRIETMKIPTDKIRDVIGTGGKVIREIVDTTGARVSVEDDGTIKIASNDQKSIDAAKEWITGLTAEPEVGMIYKGKVVKVVDFGAFVNFFGPKDGLVHVSQIKPERVNHPSDFLKEEQEVFVKLMGFDDRGKVRLSMKFVDQETGLEIPREESEGSNDDEDKGEEKPKRARRPRKKKSED from the coding sequence ATGTTTGATAAACACACAGTAGAAATTGATTGGGCCGGACGTCCTCTCAAACTCGAAACCGGCGGCATGGCCCGCCAAGCTGATGGCGCAGTTCTCGCCACTTATGGCGAAACAGTTGTTCTAGCGACAGCTTGTGCCGCTAAGTCAGAAAAACCGGGACAAAGCTTTTTCCCGCTGACTGTAAACTATATGGAAAAATTCTATGCGGCCGGTAAAGTTCCTGGCGGCTATTTCAAGCGCGAAGGTCGACCAACAGAACGTGAGACGCTTATCTCTCGCTTAACTGACCGTCCTATCCGTCCGCTCTTCCCAAAGGGATTTAAAAACGAAGTTCAAATCGTTATCACGGTATTACAACACGACCTTGAAAATGAACCCGACATCATTGGCATGATTGCGGCCTCTGCGGCGCTTTCACTTTCAGGCGTACCTTTCATGGGCCCTATCGCCGCCTCTCGCGTTGGTCTTATTGATGGTGATTATGTTCTCAACCCAACACTTGACGAGATGGAAGAGTCAGAACTTGACCTTGTCGTTGCGGGTACACGTGACGCCGTCATGATGGTTGAATCACAAGCCAAAGAATTAACAGAAGAGCAAATGCTCGGGGCTGTTATGTTTGCCCATGAATCATGCGAAGAAGTTATCGACGCGATTGTTCAGCTGTCTGAAAAAGCCGCTAAGCCAGCTTGGGATTACGTCCCTGCCGATTTGTCTGCAGAGAAAAAAGTCGTCAAGAAACATGCCGAAAAAGGTATCAAAGCGGCTTATAAGCTTACTGACAAAATGGAACGCCAAGATGTACTGCGCGATACACGCGCTGCGGCTTGGGAAGCACTTTCAGTAGAAATGGAAGAGAATGTTTTCTCTGATTGTTTCAAATCAATTGAATCTGAAACCGTTCGCACGTCTGTGATCAAAACTAAGAAACGTATTGATGGCCGCAAGCTTGACCAAGTACGCCCAATCGTTTCTGAAGCTGGTGTTTTGCCTCGTACACATGGTTCTGCCCTGTTCACACGCGGTGAAACTCAAGCGCTCTGCGTGGCTACTTTAGGTACCTCTGATGACGAGCAATTTGTTGACCAACTCACAGGGACAATCAAAAACAAATTCCTCCTTCACTACAACTTCCCACCATACTCGGTTGGTGAGTGTGGCCGTATGGGCGGAACATCACGCCGTGAACATGGTCATGGTAAACTCGCATGGCGCGCGCTTCAGGCGGTTCTGCCAACGGCTGAAGATTTCCCATACACTATGCGTCTCGTCTCTGAGATTATGGAATCAAACGGCTCGTCCTCTATGGCGACAGTTTGCGGCTGTTCTCTTGCCCTGATGGATGCTGGTGTGCCGATTAAACGCCCTGTTTCTGGTATCGCTATGGGTCTTATCAAAGACGAAGCGGGTATCGCGGTTCTTTCTGACATCCTTGGTGATGAAGATCACCTTGGTGACATGGACTTTAAAGTTGCGGGAACAAGCGAAGGTATCACATCACTTCAGATGGATATTAAAATCGCGGGTATTTCCGAAGAAATCATGACAACGGCTCTTGAGCAAGCCAATGCAGGCCGTCTTCATATCCTTGGTGAAATGAACAAAGCTCTGACAGAATCTCGCGAAGATGTAGGTGAATTTGCGCCTCGTATCGAAACGATGAAAATCCCAACGGATAAAATTCGTGACGTTATTGGTACAGGCGGCAAAGTTATCCGTGAAATCGTTGACACAACAGGCGCTCGCGTCTCTGTTGAAGATGACGGAACAATCAAAATTGCTTCAAATGATCAAAAGTCAATTGATGCGGCCAAAGAGTGGATCACAGGCCTTACAGCTGAGCCAGAAGTAGGCATGATCTATAAGGGTAAAGTCGTGAAAGTTGTCGATTTCGGCGCCTTTGTGAACTTCTTCGGTCCAAAAGACGGGCTTGTACATGTCTCCCAAATCAAACCAGAGCGCGTAAATCACCCCTCTGATTTCTTGAAGGAAGAACAAGAAGTCTTCGTTAAGCTTATGGGCTTTGACGACCGTGGTAAGGTTCGCCTTTCAATGAAATTTGTTGATCAAGAAACAGGACTTGAGATTCCTCGTGAAGAGAGCGAAGGTTCTAATGATGACGAAGATAAAGGCGAAGAAAAGCCAAAGCGCGCGCGTCGCCCTCGTAAGAAAAAGTCTGAAGACTAA
- the infB gene encoding translation initiation factor IF-2, which translates to MMNDTSDKKPARRPLTLNKGGARPARGRSSAVVVEKKKKILVRPGTKQAGAAKATPKIKPNIAPINKGQENASTGETKPVVPNIARPAPIPRVSSNKVEVPETPVPKAEPAPKVEAKTETKAPEKPKAVEAAPKPKAPAPKLKPALAPPPPKPIDVKEAARALGLSVAEYKKRQEALQKAQAEQAERQARRRAEEAERQQRMKDEREALERKKREEEEAELRRLEKEEEERQKKEAEARNARKPVGSPLNRNETSSEDMTELEKAGGRVKKKRGNMPPPTRSKGEQKRRRGKLTIVSALSGDDERQRSLASMKRAREREKQRQRGGNASREKVQREVTIPEVISVGDLANRMAERGADVVKYLMQQGQMMNINDMLDADTAQLIVEDFGHTVKRVAASDVEENFIIDDTPSDEKDRKPRAPVIAVMGHVDHGKTSLLDALRSTDVASGEAGGITQHIGAYQLKLKSGETITVLDTPGHAAFSEMRTRGAEAVDIVVLVVAADDGIMPQTIESIKYAQAADKPIIVAINKMDAYEANPQKVETDLLQHSVITESMSGETQAVQVSALKKTGLAELAEAITLQAELMDLKANPTRNADGLVIESKIEKGRGPVSTLLVKRGTLKRGQIVVAGEYWGKVKALTDERNKTLKQAGPSVPVEVMGLDGAPQPGEPFAVVENESRARELTNYRKQIAKDKLSVAPSAIASMEQMMAKLNNKETSEMPLLVKADVQGSAEAIKTALENAGNEEVMARVVYSAAGGISESDVQLAATSGAPIIAFNVRANRQAKDLAEREGVEIRYYSVIYDLIEEIKGALSGMLEPERRETFIGYAEILEVFNITKLGKVAGCKVTEGRVERGSGVRLLRDDVVIHEGELSTLKRFKDEVPKVQAGMECGMGFEGYHDLRKGDQIECFTVELIERNLD; encoded by the coding sequence ATGATGAACGATACATCTGATAAAAAACCAGCCCGCCGACCTTTGACATTGAACAAAGGCGGAGCGCGACCAGCACGCGGACGAAGTTCTGCCGTTGTTGTCGAAAAGAAAAAGAAAATCCTCGTCCGTCCTGGTACGAAACAGGCGGGTGCGGCCAAAGCCACACCAAAAATTAAGCCTAATATTGCGCCGATCAATAAGGGGCAAGAGAACGCCAGCACAGGCGAAACAAAACCTGTCGTACCAAATATTGCACGGCCAGCGCCTATTCCTCGTGTTTCTTCTAATAAGGTTGAAGTGCCGGAAACACCTGTCCCTAAAGCAGAGCCAGCCCCTAAGGTTGAAGCGAAAACAGAAACAAAGGCCCCTGAAAAGCCCAAAGCTGTTGAAGCTGCGCCAAAGCCTAAAGCTCCAGCGCCAAAATTAAAACCCGCTTTAGCCCCGCCGCCGCCAAAACCCATTGATGTAAAAGAAGCGGCCCGCGCGCTCGGTTTATCCGTTGCTGAATATAAGAAACGCCAAGAGGCCCTACAAAAAGCGCAAGCTGAACAGGCAGAACGCCAAGCTCGTAGACGTGCTGAAGAAGCGGAACGCCAACAGCGTATGAAAGATGAGCGTGAAGCTTTGGAGCGTAAAAAGCGCGAAGAAGAAGAAGCTGAACTACGCCGTCTTGAAAAAGAAGAAGAAGAACGTCAAAAGAAAGAAGCCGAAGCGCGCAATGCTCGCAAGCCAGTCGGCTCACCTTTGAATCGAAATGAAACATCCTCTGAGGATATGACCGAGCTTGAAAAGGCCGGCGGACGCGTCAAGAAAAAGCGGGGCAATATGCCACCGCCCACCCGTTCCAAGGGCGAACAAAAACGCCGCCGCGGCAAGCTAACCATCGTTTCAGCTTTGTCTGGTGATGACGAACGCCAACGCTCACTTGCCTCTATGAAACGTGCCCGTGAACGCGAAAAGCAGCGTCAACGCGGCGGAAATGCCTCTCGTGAGAAGGTGCAACGTGAAGTCACCATTCCCGAAGTTATCTCGGTCGGCGATTTGGCCAACCGTATGGCAGAGCGCGGCGCAGATGTTGTGAAATATCTGATGCAGCAAGGCCAGATGATGAATATTAACGATATGCTAGACGCTGATACAGCGCAGCTCATCGTTGAAGATTTTGGTCACACAGTCAAACGTGTGGCGGCCTCTGATGTTGAAGAAAACTTTATCATTGATGACACGCCATCAGACGAAAAAGATCGCAAACCTAGAGCCCCTGTCATTGCCGTTATGGGTCATGTTGACCACGGTAAAACTTCGCTCTTGGATGCCTTACGTTCAACAGATGTTGCCTCTGGCGAAGCGGGCGGCATTACACAACATATTGGTGCGTATCAGCTGAAACTAAAATCAGGCGAAACCATCACAGTATTGGATACGCCAGGACATGCGGCTTTCTCTGAAATGCGGACACGCGGCGCCGAAGCCGTAGATATTGTCGTCCTTGTTGTTGCTGCTGATGATGGCATTATGCCGCAAACGATTGAATCGATTAAATATGCACAAGCTGCAGATAAGCCAATTATTGTCGCCATTAACAAAATGGATGCCTATGAAGCGAATCCGCAGAAAGTTGAAACCGACCTCTTACAGCATAGCGTTATCACCGAAAGCATGTCTGGTGAAACACAGGCTGTTCAAGTCTCCGCCTTGAAAAAGACAGGTTTAGCAGAACTGGCAGAAGCGATTACGTTGCAAGCAGAGTTGATGGATTTAAAAGCCAACCCAACGCGCAATGCTGATGGTTTGGTTATTGAATCTAAGATCGAAAAAGGCCGCGGCCCTGTATCAACGCTTCTCGTTAAGCGTGGTACGTTAAAACGAGGACAAATCGTTGTGGCTGGCGAATATTGGGGCAAGGTGAAAGCTTTGACCGATGAGCGTAACAAGACACTTAAACAAGCCGGGCCCTCTGTTCCTGTTGAAGTTATGGGTCTGGACGGCGCACCGCAACCCGGTGAGCCTTTCGCTGTCGTCGAAAATGAGAGCCGCGCGCGTGAGTTGACTAATTATCGTAAGCAAATTGCCAAGGATAAACTCTCAGTCGCACCTTCAGCCATTGCTTCAATGGAACAAATGATGGCCAAGCTTAATAATAAAGAGACGTCGGAAATGCCTCTCTTAGTGAAAGCTGATGTACAAGGCTCTGCCGAAGCAATTAAGACTGCCCTTGAAAATGCGGGTAATGAAGAAGTTATGGCACGCGTTGTGTATTCAGCAGCAGGCGGTATTTCCGAGTCTGACGTCCAATTGGCAGCCACATCAGGCGCGCCGATCATTGCCTTTAATGTTCGGGCCAATAGACAAGCCAAAGACTTGGCTGAACGCGAAGGCGTCGAAATTCGCTATTACTCTGTCATTTATGACTTGATTGAAGAGATTAAAGGCGCGCTATCAGGCATGCTTGAACCAGAGCGCCGTGAAACCTTTATCGGCTACGCTGAAATACTTGAAGTCTTTAACATTACCAAGTTGGGTAAGGTTGCTGGGTGTAAGGTTACGGAAGGCCGCGTTGAACGCGGTTCAGGCGTCCGTCTCTTGCGCGATGATGTGGTTATCCACGAAGGCGAGCTATCTACGCTTAAGCGTTTCAAAGACGAAGTTCCAAAAGTTCAAGCTGGTATGGAATGTGGTATGGGCTTTGAAGGCTATCATGACCTTCGTAAAGGCGATCAAATCGAGTGTTTCACCGTTGAGCTTATCGAGCGCAATCTCGATTAA
- the rpsO gene encoding 30S ribosomal protein S15, giving the protein MSITPERKAALITEHAVKPGDTGSPEVQVAILTDRITNLTEHFKTNKKDNHSRRGLLAMVAKRRSLLAYLKKKDEGRYTALIAKLGLRH; this is encoded by the coding sequence ATGTCGATTACCCCAGAGCGCAAAGCTGCGCTTATTACAGAGCACGCCGTCAAACCTGGCGATACAGGCTCACCCGAGGTGCAAGTAGCGATTCTAACGGACCGCATTACAAACCTTACTGAACACTTCAAAACGAATAAAAAAGACAACCATTCTCGCCGTGGCCTTTTGGCAATGGTGGCAAAGCGTCGGAGTTTATTGGCTTATTTGAAGAAAAAAGATGAAGGTCGTTATACGGCTCTTATCGCGAAATTGGGTCTGCGTCACTAA
- the truB gene encoding tRNA pseudouridine(55) synthase TruB yields the protein MARKRKGNPVHGWVVLDKPYGLGSTQAVGKTRWLFKAQKAGHAGTLDPLATGILPIALGEATKTVPFMMNAAKSYEFEITWGANTTTQDIEGEITETSDNRPDKASILAALPQFIGEVEQVPPKYSAIKIDGKRAYDLARAGEAVDIKSRLVQINDIRLLSTTTETASFAVDCGKGTYIRSIARDLAATLDSCGHVTRLRRTRVGPFTLPQSITLAHLTETCDRGAAEAALYPLSTALDDIPVLAVLEQDAQDLRQGRAIDPTSPDIAHFSSWVLAMEGEREVALCEIREGRLWPKRVFNL from the coding sequence ATGGCCCGTAAACGTAAAGGCAATCCCGTTCATGGGTGGGTTGTTCTCGACAAACCGTATGGACTTGGCTCTACTCAGGCCGTTGGCAAGACGCGATGGCTGTTTAAAGCGCAAAAAGCGGGCCATGCAGGCACGCTTGACCCGCTAGCTACGGGTATATTGCCAATAGCACTTGGCGAAGCGACTAAGACCGTTCCATTCATGATGAACGCGGCAAAATCTTATGAGTTTGAAATTACATGGGGCGCCAATACCACCACCCAAGATATCGAAGGTGAAATAACAGAAACCTCTGACAATAGGCCTGACAAAGCCTCTATTCTTGCAGCTCTCCCTCAATTCATAGGCGAAGTCGAACAAGTCCCCCCGAAATATTCAGCGATTAAAATTGATGGAAAGCGGGCCTATGATCTTGCGCGGGCGGGTGAAGCTGTAGACATCAAATCTCGGTTGGTGCAAATAAATGACATCCGCCTGCTCTCTACCACCACAGAAACGGCCAGCTTTGCCGTGGACTGCGGCAAAGGTACTTATATCCGCTCTATCGCCCGAGACTTAGCCGCCACATTGGATAGTTGTGGACATGTCACAAGGCTTCGCCGCACGCGTGTGGGGCCGTTTACCCTCCCGCAGTCAATAACACTTGCCCATTTAACAGAAACCTGCGATAGGGGCGCCGCTGAGGCGGCTTTGTATCCCCTCTCGACCGCTCTGGACGACATCCCGGTGCTGGCCGTGTTGGAACAGGATGCACAGGATCTTCGGCAAGGTCGAGCCATCGACCCGACATCTCCTGACATTGCCCACTTTTCGAGCTGGGTATTGGCTATGGAAGGCGAACGAGAAGTGGCTCTGTGCGAAATACGCGAAGGTCGATTATGGCCCAAACGTGTTTTTAATTTATAA
- a CDS encoding EF-hand domain-containing protein, which produces MLRYTAAITTVMFSFALPISAIAAPKIDANNDGRITEREYMNYYSAEFINTDKNFDSRLTQEEIQKANFERFKKIEAEKFHKLDTDNNKVVSIEEFDAEQHKRQEVRNERSKTRNDNWFDEVDENRNGYISRAEYVAYRDKQTEKYNARIVSRTKKQFETMDSDKDGALTETEYVHKGQQTNTTGVQSSNNPFSHIRSATSLAKKNAQRDGDGDGFITKSEDEAYWRQTFEAQDKDKDGYIVKSENAYLFSDRGNLFSGGAYNIVINP; this is translated from the coding sequence ATGCTCAGATATACCGCAGCGATTACGACCGTTATGTTTAGTTTTGCCTTGCCGATTTCTGCAATTGCCGCGCCGAAAATAGATGCGAATAATGATGGGCGCATCACAGAACGGGAATATATGAACTATTATTCCGCGGAATTTATAAATACGGATAAGAATTTCGATAGCCGTTTAACCCAAGAAGAAATTCAAAAGGCCAATTTTGAGAGATTCAAGAAAATTGAGGCAGAGAAGTTTCACAAACTGGATACGGACAACAACAAAGTGGTCTCAATTGAAGAATTCGACGCCGAGCAACATAAAAGGCAAGAGGTCCGAAACGAAAGAAGTAAGACCCGTAATGATAATTGGTTCGATGAAGTCGATGAAAATAGAAATGGTTATATTTCCCGCGCTGAATACGTCGCCTATCGCGACAAGCAGACTGAAAAATACAATGCCCGCATAGTCTCACGCACAAAGAAACAATTTGAAACCATGGACTCAGATAAAGACGGGGCACTTACAGAAACGGAATATGTTCATAAAGGTCAGCAAACAAACACAACTGGCGTTCAAAGCTCAAACAACCCATTCTCTCATATTCGGTCCGCTACATCATTAGCCAAAAAGAACGCCCAAAGAGACGGCGATGGAGATGGCTTCATTACAAAGTCTGAGGACGAAGCTTACTGGCGGCAAACTTTTGAAGCTCAAGATAAAGATAAGGATGGTTATATTGTTAAAAGCGAGAATGCTTATTTATTTAGCGATAGGGGCAACCTTTTTTCAGGCGGTGCCTATAATATAGTTATAAACCCCTAA
- a CDS encoding RNA-binding protein: MRTPTDIANNENLSEEELEYGPDRRGHKSKERRCVALGEVRDPKDMVRFVKGPDNMVVPDIAGKLPGRGVWVSANLELLQKAIKSKAFARGFKSQVKMPDDLEGQVEAGLKRSVLGLLSMAKKSANIAMGYDQVIGMAREGVLGLRVEARDGAADGRGKIRTLSRAIARELELSDPTTIGCFTAYELGDCFGRDKMVHAGIKRGKLCKRLRLEAERLSGFVPLIPTDWDDYDHEVKKKES, from the coding sequence ATGAGAACGCCCACCGACATTGCGAATAACGAAAACCTTTCGGAAGAAGAACTTGAATATGGCCCCGACAGGCGGGGTCATAAATCAAAAGAACGCCGATGCGTAGCCTTGGGCGAAGTTCGGGACCCGAAAGATATGGTTCGGTTCGTCAAAGGGCCGGACAATATGGTCGTGCCTGACATTGCCGGAAAGTTACCAGGGCGCGGCGTTTGGGTTAGTGCTAATCTTGAATTATTACAAAAAGCGATTAAATCTAAAGCCTTCGCAAGAGGTTTTAAATCTCAGGTCAAAATGCCTGATGACCTAGAGGGTCAAGTTGAGGCGGGTTTGAAGCGCTCCGTATTGGGGCTCCTATCAATGGCTAAAAAATCCGCTAATATTGCGATGGGCTATGACCAAGTCATTGGGATGGCACGTGAAGGCGTCTTAGGCCTTCGTGTTGAAGCCCGCGACGGCGCAGCTGATGGGCGCGGCAAAATCCGTACCTTGTCTCGCGCTATTGCAAGAGAATTGGAACTATCTGATCCCACAACGATTGGATGTTTCACAGCCTATGAATTAGGGGACTGTTTTGGGCGTGATAAAATGGTCCACGCAGGCATTAAACGGGGTAAGCTCTGCAAACGCTTAAGACTCGAAGCCGAGAGGCTTTCGGGGTTTGTACCTCTTATCCCTACGGATTGGGACGATTACGACCATGAAGTGAAAAAGAAAGAGTCATAA
- a CDS encoding MFS transporter, translating into MPNSPAIIPEDRFAAFRHKAYSLYFIARFSTSFAAQIVSTAVGWQIWEETHNAFWLGMIGLVQFLPALLLVLITGLASDKFGRRRVMGGSIILETCCAVAILYLAFTQQFHPLWVLAILTVFGVARAFYTPASTSLVVNLVPKEDFANAVGWITSSWQLASIMGPVAGGLLFGISGSVAYSCAAIIMSFAAIMIFSLEKPKQILETAPVNIKTLLGGFRYIWQEKIVLGAISLDLFAVLLGGAVALLPIYASDVLNLGSVGLGLLRAAPGIGAVITIGVLIAFPIKKYAGPILFISVALFGFATTVFGFSTWAWLSILALMFVGAFDMVSVYIREILLQLWTPDAVRGRVNAVNSIFLGASNELGEFRAGSMAAAFGAVFAVTAGGIAAIGIAGLWIILFPKLRQAQYLHKAEIDGSQP; encoded by the coding sequence ATGCCTAATTCGCCCGCCATCATACCAGAAGACCGCTTTGCTGCCTTCCGACACAAAGCCTATTCGCTGTATTTTATCGCACGGTTTTCAACGTCTTTTGCCGCGCAAATCGTGTCAACCGCTGTCGGATGGCAAATCTGGGAAGAAACTCATAATGCTTTCTGGTTAGGCATGATTGGCTTAGTCCAATTTTTACCCGCCCTCCTACTTGTGCTTATTACAGGGCTGGCCTCAGATAAATTCGGGCGGCGACGCGTGATGGGGGGATCGATTATTCTCGAAACATGTTGCGCAGTTGCCATTCTATATCTGGCTTTTACCCAACAATTTCACCCGCTCTGGGTTTTGGCTATATTGACAGTCTTTGGCGTAGCGCGTGCTTTTTACACGCCTGCCTCGACCTCGCTTGTTGTCAATCTTGTTCCCAAAGAAGATTTCGCCAATGCCGTCGGATGGATTACCTCATCATGGCAACTCGCCTCGATTATGGGGCCTGTTGCAGGAGGGCTATTATTCGGAATATCTGGCTCTGTAGCTTATAGTTGCGCGGCTATTATAATGAGCTTTGCAGCCATTATGATTTTTTCACTTGAGAAACCCAAACAAATTTTGGAAACGGCACCTGTTAATATTAAAACCCTATTGGGCGGTTTTCGATATATTTGGCAGGAAAAGATTGTATTGGGCGCGATCTCACTCGACCTTTTTGCCGTGCTTCTTGGCGGTGCCGTGGCCTTATTACCTATCTATGCAAGTGATGTTCTAAATTTGGGTTCTGTAGGATTGGGCCTACTCCGTGCCGCTCCTGGTATTGGCGCCGTGATTACGATTGGGGTTCTGATTGCCTTTCCAATTAAAAAATATGCAGGGCCTATCTTATTTATCTCTGTCGCCTTGTTTGGCTTTGCCACAACTGTGTTCGGCTTTTCAACTTGGGCCTGGCTGTCTATCTTAGCCCTCATGTTTGTCGGGGCGTTTGACATGGTTTCTGTGTATATACGCGAAATTCTTTTACAGCTTTGGACACCTGACGCGGTGCGGGGTCGGGTCAATGCGGTCAATTCTATTTTTCTTGGCGCGTCAAACGAATTGGGAGAATTTCGGGCCGGCTCTATGGCTGCAGCTTTCGGCGCGGTCTTTGCGGTCACGGCGGGCGGCATTGCCGCTATAGGAATTGCAGGGCTTTGGATCATTCTCTTCCCTAAACTACGCCAAGCACAATATCTGCATAAAGCCGAGATAGACGGCAGCCAGCCCTAG